A stretch of DNA from Halobacteriovorax vibrionivorans:
TTATCTAGGTAGATTTCGCCATTTCGAGCACTTGCAACTAGTTGAGATTTAAGAAATTTTACATTTCCACTCAAATTGGCATTGCGCTTGCTCTTATCGACGACAATCGAGTTGGCCTCAAATTTGATATCATCTTCATAGGCCCTCGTTCGACTTACCTTTCCTTTTACATTTCCATCATATCTAACTAACTCATTTGAGAGATTGTATGAAAGATTATCTGCGCCAACTTCAATTTCATAAGCAGCATCGAAATTCTTAGATGATGATTTTGCATTTCCTTGAAAATTTACCATTTGGGAATTATCAGAATATGTCATTGAGTCAGACTCGATACGAATATTTGGATCTCTTAAGATGACATTTCCTCTTAAAGAAAGATACTTCTTATTAACATTGATTACACCTGTGTAGGCATCGTAATACATCGGCTGCGACTGATAGTCGTTTATTAGAACCCCACTCGGCTCTGTTAGAATCAAAACATTGGTTGTTAAATTTTGTGAAACCTCAGCAGCATCTAAATGATAACGTCCTTGCTTATCAGACATTTTAAAGTACTTCACATTTTTAAAATATGAGTAGACGTCTTGATCAAGAAGCTCATTCATACTCTCATCAATACCCG
This window harbors:
- a CDS encoding LptA/OstA family protein, with protein sequence MSIWLFLFGIFASTYMGLFVTYNTTGIDESMNELLDQDVYSYFKNVKYFKMSDKQGRYHLDAAEVSQNLTTNVLILTEPSGVLINDYQSQPMYYDAYTGVINVNKKYLSLRGNVILRDPNIRIESDSMTYSDNSQMVNFQGNAKSSSKNFDAAYEIEVGADNLSYNLSNELVRYDGNVKGKVSRTRAYEDDIKFEANSIVVDKSKRNANLSGNVKFLKSQLVASARNGEIYLDNYNKKLKYYALYDDVVIEETVSPKGQPPFKRKAFSERLEGFMAEEKIVLLGLPRVYQKKDLLRGNTIVLRRDIETIEVDDANTNFKIR